In Alkaliphilus flagellatus, one DNA window encodes the following:
- the pyk gene encoding pyruvate kinase translates to MKKTKIVCTIGPASENKDVFKQLVLNGLNVARLNFSHGDHEEHGERIKMIKEVREELKEPVAILLDTKGPEIRTGKFKDPEVELKEGEKFTITTRDVLGDNTICNVSYTGLAEDVQRGDIILIDDGLIGLKVENIVNGTDIECVVENAGVIKNNKGVNVPGVKINLPAITEKDRSDIKFGIEMDIDFIAASFVRKASDVLAIRKILEEENADHIQIISKIENQEGMDNLDEIIEVSDGLMVARGDLGVEIPTEEIPLAQKEMIKKCNRAGKPVITATQMLDSMIRNPRPTRAEVTDVANAIFDGTDAIMLSGETAAGKYPVDAVKVMGSIARRAEAAIDYRSLLKTKAIERETSVTDAISHATCTTAADLDASAILTATSSGYTTRMVSKFRPSAPIIAATTKESVRRRLSLSWGVYSVLTDQLNSTDDIIDLSVQKALDAKLINNGDLIVITAGVPVGVAGTTNLIKVHIVGEVILTGTGIGRKSATGKVVVIDSINKDYDKVNDGDILVTKFTDRELVPIMEKAAAIITEEAGLTSHGAIVGLNLGKPTLVGAHMATEKLKQGDIVTVDTIRGLVYSGETKVL, encoded by the coding sequence GTGAAAAAAACAAAGATAGTATGTACAATTGGCCCTGCAAGTGAAAACAAAGATGTATTTAAGCAGCTCGTATTAAATGGATTAAATGTTGCTAGGCTTAACTTCTCTCATGGAGACCATGAAGAACACGGCGAAAGAATAAAAATGATAAAGGAAGTAAGGGAGGAATTAAAGGAGCCTGTAGCTATTTTATTAGATACTAAGGGGCCAGAAATCAGAACCGGTAAATTTAAAGATCCTGAGGTAGAGCTTAAAGAAGGAGAAAAATTTACGATTACTACAAGAGACGTACTAGGTGACAATACTATATGTAACGTGAGCTACACCGGGCTTGCTGAAGATGTGCAACGAGGAGATATTATTTTAATAGATGATGGTCTAATTGGGCTTAAGGTTGAAAATATTGTTAATGGTACAGATATTGAGTGTGTAGTTGAGAATGCAGGCGTTATAAAAAATAACAAGGGTGTTAATGTACCTGGAGTAAAAATTAATTTACCTGCTATTACTGAAAAAGATAGGTCTGATATTAAGTTTGGTATAGAAATGGATATAGATTTTATTGCTGCATCTTTTGTTAGAAAGGCATCGGATGTTTTAGCTATAAGAAAAATTTTAGAGGAGGAAAATGCAGATCACATTCAGATTATTTCTAAAATTGAAAACCAAGAAGGAATGGATAATTTGGATGAAATTATCGAAGTTTCTGATGGTTTAATGGTTGCAAGAGGAGACCTAGGAGTTGAAATACCCACAGAAGAAATTCCTTTAGCTCAAAAAGAAATGATTAAAAAATGCAATAGGGCTGGAAAACCTGTTATTACAGCAACTCAGATGCTAGACTCTATGATAAGAAACCCTAGACCAACCCGTGCAGAAGTAACTGATGTGGCTAATGCCATCTTTGATGGCACAGATGCTATTATGTTATCTGGAGAAACTGCTGCAGGAAAATATCCAGTAGATGCGGTCAAGGTTATGGGAAGTATCGCTAGACGTGCTGAGGCAGCAATTGATTATCGTAGCTTACTAAAAACTAAAGCCATAGAAAGAGAAACATCGGTAACCGATGCTATAAGTCATGCTACTTGTACAACTGCGGCAGATTTAGATGCATCAGCTATTCTAACAGCAACATCTTCAGGATATACGACTAGGATGGTGTCAAAATTTAGACCATCAGCACCAATTATTGCGGCTACAACAAAGGAAAGTGTTAGAAGAAGACTAAGCTTGAGCTGGGGAGTTTATTCAGTATTAACAGACCAACTCAACTCTACTGATGATATAATTGACTTATCTGTACAAAAGGCCCTAGATGCTAAGCTTATTAATAATGGGGATCTTATAGTTATTACAGCTGGGGTTCCAGTAGGTGTTGCAGGTACTACAAACTTGATTAAAGTTCACATAGTAGGAGAAGTAATTTTAACAGGAACAGGAATAGGTAGAAAGTCTGCTACTGGAAAAGTTGTTGTTATAGATAGCATTAATAAAGACTATGATAAGGTCAATGATGGAGATATTTTAGTAACAAAATTTACTGATAGAGAGTTAGTTCCTATAATGGAAAAGGCGGCTGCTATAATTACTGAGGAAGCTGGATTAACTAGCCATGGTGCAATTGTTGGACTTAATCTAGGTAAGCCTACATTAGTGGGAGCCCATATGGCTACAGAAAAATTAAAACAGGGAGATATAGTTACGGTAGACACTATAAGAGGACTAGTTTATAGTGGCGAAACAAAAGTACTTTAA
- a CDS encoding acyl-CoA thioesterase: MKLNETKLVTRYEETDQMGIIYHSNYFVYFEVGRTDFLKNYGMKYKDMEEIGIILPVIEVNCKYKVSAKYADELIIKTTIEKLSPTRITFNYKIVREVDGVLLAEGFTEHAFVSKEGGRPMNLKKIHKEVYLKLEGLM; encoded by the coding sequence TTGAAGCTTAATGAAACTAAACTAGTTACAAGATATGAAGAAACCGACCAAATGGGTATAATATATCATTCTAATTATTTTGTTTATTTTGAAGTAGGTAGAACAGATTTTTTAAAAAACTATGGTATGAAATACAAAGACATGGAAGAAATAGGCATAATATTACCTGTAATAGAGGTAAATTGTAAATATAAGGTTTCGGCTAAATATGCGGATGAGTTAATTATAAAAACAACAATAGAAAAACTTAGTCCAACAAGAATAACATTTAACTATAAAATAGTTAGAGAAGTAGATGGAGTGTTGTTAGCTGAAGGCTTTACAGAACACGCATTTGTAAGTAAAGAAGGTGGTAGGCCTATGAACTTAAAAAAGATACATAAAGAAGTGTATTTAAAACTTGAAGGTTTAATGTAA
- the rlmD gene encoding 23S rRNA (uracil(1939)-C(5))-methyltransferase RlmD — MVEKDKIYDIKIDGLGSSGEGVGKINGFTIFVSRAIPGDIVKVKINILKKNYGIGELLEIIEPSEDRIEPKCPNVNICGGCQIMHMSYGAQLEMKRKIVEDALTRIGKIDTTVNPTLGMDNPYEYRNKAQFPVGVIDGKAILGFYKMGTHDIVDTEYCHIQSPINEKIVKIVKRYIEDFSVKVYDEKSRTGLIRHIVTKAGFTTGEVMIVIVTNGRDLPQKNQLIEMFKENIEGLKSVVQNINTKNTNVIFGQETITLYGEDKIVDYIGNLKFHISAQSFFQVNPTQTKVLYEKALEYADLSGNERVFDIYCGIGTISLFLAQKAKEVHGVEVVEAAIKDARENASINNINNANFYVGKAEEVVPRLYKQGIRADVVVVDPPRKGCEESVLETIVNMEPKRIVYVSCNPATLARDLAYLDERGYNVDKVQPVDMFPHTSHCESICLLHKK, encoded by the coding sequence ATGGTAGAAAAAGATAAAATATATGACATTAAAATAGATGGTTTAGGAAGTAGTGGAGAAGGTGTCGGCAAAATAAATGGTTTTACAATTTTTGTTTCAAGAGCTATACCAGGAGATATAGTAAAAGTAAAAATAAATATTTTAAAGAAGAACTATGGAATAGGGGAACTATTAGAAATTATAGAACCATCTGAAGATAGAATAGAGCCTAAGTGCCCAAATGTTAATATATGTGGTGGATGCCAAATTATGCATATGAGCTATGGAGCACAGCTAGAGATGAAGCGAAAAATTGTAGAAGATGCTTTAACTCGTATAGGGAAGATAGATACTACTGTTAATCCAACTTTAGGCATGGATAATCCATACGAATATCGTAATAAGGCTCAATTTCCTGTTGGTGTAATTGATGGTAAGGCAATTTTAGGCTTTTATAAAATGGGAACACATGACATTGTAGATACAGAATATTGTCATATTCAGTCTCCTATTAATGAAAAAATAGTTAAAATAGTAAAGAGATATATAGAAGATTTCAGTGTAAAGGTATATGACGAGAAAAGTAGAACAGGATTAATTAGACATATAGTTACAAAAGCTGGTTTTACTACTGGTGAGGTAATGATTGTTATAGTAACTAATGGTAGAGATTTGCCACAGAAAAATCAGCTTATTGAAATGTTTAAGGAAAATATAGAGGGATTAAAAAGTGTTGTTCAAAATATTAATACAAAGAATACAAATGTTATTTTTGGACAGGAAACCATTACTTTATACGGAGAAGATAAAATAGTTGATTATATAGGAAATCTAAAGTTTCACATTTCAGCTCAATCCTTTTTCCAAGTAAACCCGACACAAACTAAAGTTCTGTATGAAAAGGCATTGGAATATGCAGATTTATCAGGAAATGAAAGGGTATTTGATATTTACTGTGGTATTGGAACTATATCATTATTTCTAGCACAGAAAGCTAAAGAGGTACATGGTGTAGAAGTAGTAGAAGCCGCTATAAAAGATGCACGAGAAAATGCATCAATTAACAACATTAATAATGCTAACTTTTATGTGGGAAAGGCCGAAGAAGTAGTGCCAAGATTATATAAGCAAGGAATTAGAGCAGATGTTGTAGTTGTAGACCCACCTAGAAAGGGATGCGAGGAAAGTGTACTTGAAACAATAGTAAACATGGAGCCTAAAAGAATAGTTTATGTTTCTTGTAACCCAGCCACATTGGCAAGGGATTTGGCCTATTTAGATGAGCGAGGATATAATGTTGATAAAGTGCAACCAGTGGATATGTTTCCGCATACTTCTCATTGTGAAAGTATTTGCCTTTTGCATAAGAAATAA
- a CDS encoding aldo/keto reductase has product MEVRKLGKTDYNIGVVGFGGIPIQRLDEEEAVRLIDLARKEGINFIDTARGYEASESLIGIGIRGTREHWTIATKSMARDYESMKKDIEISLKNLCCEYIDLYQCHNVRTKDQYDQIMSTNGAYKALDEAMKEGKIKAIGITSHDIGILGNAIETDYFSTIQFPYNAVERQAEDLFKKAKERNIGVIVMKPLAGGAITKGNLALRFILENPNVSVVIPGIDRIEQVAENAAVAKSFIPLNKDERQALEKLAKELGSKFCRRCGYCLPCPQEIDIPTQFLMEGYYTRYDLKEWAATRYSSLPKKASDCIKCGKCETRCPYDLPIREMLKNVTKQLG; this is encoded by the coding sequence ATGGAGGTTAGAAAGTTAGGGAAAACTGACTATAATATAGGGGTTGTAGGTTTTGGCGGAATTCCTATACAAAGATTAGATGAAGAAGAAGCTGTTAGGTTAATTGATCTTGCTAGAAAGGAAGGGATTAATTTTATCGATACAGCTAGAGGATATGAAGCAAGTGAGAGTTTAATCGGAATAGGCATTAGAGGAACGAGGGAACATTGGACTATTGCTACTAAATCCATGGCTAGAGATTATGAAAGCATGAAAAAGGATATAGAAATTAGTTTGAAGAACTTATGCTGTGAATACATAGATTTATATCAGTGTCACAATGTTAGAACTAAGGATCAGTATGATCAAATAATGAGTACTAATGGAGCATATAAAGCACTAGATGAAGCAATGAAAGAAGGAAAAATAAAGGCTATAGGCATTACAAGCCACGATATAGGTATTTTAGGGAATGCTATAGAGACGGATTATTTTTCTACAATTCAGTTTCCTTACAATGCAGTTGAAAGACAGGCGGAAGATCTATTTAAGAAAGCTAAGGAAAGAAACATTGGAGTTATTGTGATGAAACCATTAGCAGGTGGAGCAATTACAAAGGGGAATTTAGCTCTAAGATTTATTTTAGAAAATCCTAATGTTTCTGTAGTTATTCCAGGAATTGATAGGATCGAACAAGTTGCAGAAAATGCAGCAGTTGCAAAGTCTTTTATACCTTTAAATAAGGATGAAAGACAGGCACTTGAAAAACTTGCTAAAGAGTTAGGTTCTAAGTTTTGTAGGAGATGTGGATATTGTCTGCCTTGTCCTCAAGAGATTGATATTCCTACTCAGTTTTTAATGGAAGGATATTATACCAGATATGACCTAAAGGAATGGGCAGCAACAAGGTATTCCAGCTTACCCAAAAAAGCATCGGACTGTATTAAGTGCGGGAAGTGCGAAACAAGATGTCCATATGATTTGCCGATTCGAGAAATGTTGAAAAATGTAACTAAACAACTAGGTTAA
- a CDS encoding LysR family transcriptional regulator, whose translation MDIKDLAIFKTVAYFGNITKAAEHLNYAQSNVTARINQLEHELEVDLFIRNSRGVVLTNSGEIFLDYANRMISLQDEVVSVLHDGTRGKLKIGLIIEVASVRLPYIMRDFKEACPNVELVTYIESTEALLGKILNYELDGIFVDGPIKNDELVQEICIDDELVLITGQQLPDSRKLELICKNDLIVASQNCIYKRKFEQWVQSEDIQLPRSIQVGTWDGIFASVELGLGFSITIRSLAEKYSKSNSFFIYDLPKAYNQNPLVFLRRKDRITTRAFQTFLDISSQKTISNSGNSNL comes from the coding sequence ATGGATATAAAAGATTTAGCAATATTTAAAACAGTAGCATATTTTGGAAATATTACTAAGGCTGCAGAACACCTGAATTATGCACAATCGAACGTGACAGCTAGAATCAATCAATTGGAACATGAATTGGAAGTAGATTTATTTATCAGAAACAGTCGAGGAGTAGTACTGACTAATTCCGGAGAAATATTTTTGGATTATGCTAATAGAATGATTAGTTTACAAGATGAAGTGGTTAGTGTTCTGCATGATGGAACTCGAGGAAAATTAAAAATCGGATTAATCATAGAAGTGGCATCAGTAAGATTACCTTATATAATGCGCGATTTTAAAGAAGCGTGCCCCAATGTTGAGCTAGTAACCTATATTGAATCTACAGAGGCATTATTGGGCAAGATTTTAAACTATGAATTGGATGGTATTTTTGTAGATGGACCTATAAAAAATGATGAACTTGTTCAAGAAATTTGTATAGACGATGAACTTGTTTTAATTACAGGTCAACAATTGCCAGATTCTCGAAAGTTAGAATTGATTTGTAAAAATGATTTGATTGTAGCATCGCAAAATTGTATCTATAAAAGAAAATTTGAACAGTGGGTTCAATCCGAGGATATTCAATTACCAAGGTCAATTCAAGTTGGCACTTGGGACGGGATTTTTGCTTCTGTTGAACTGGGTTTGGGTTTTTCGATTACAATACGGTCTTTAGCGGAGAAATACAGTAAGTCTAATTCATTTTTTATTTATGACCTCCCTAAAGCGTATAATCAGAATCCGCTTGTTTTTTTAAGAAGAAAAGATAGGATAACGACGAGGGCTTTTCAAACATTCCTAGACATATCATC
- a CDS encoding FxsA family protein: MLFKLILLFTLLPLLDFAILLKIGSYIGFKYTLAIVIVTGLTGAYFAKREGRDIITKIKFDISQGKMPADELIGGLCVILGGAFLLAPGLITDALGLMLVLPITRIPFINMIKRRFKSMLTGGNLWFYFRR, translated from the coding sequence ATGCTATTTAAATTAATTCTACTATTTACTTTGTTACCTCTTTTAGACTTTGCTATATTGTTAAAGATAGGTAGTTACATAGGATTCAAGTATACCTTGGCTATAGTAATTGTAACAGGTCTTACAGGAGCATACTTTGCCAAAAGAGAGGGTAGAGATATTATTACAAAGATAAAATTTGATATAAGTCAAGGAAAAATGCCAGCAGATGAGCTTATTGGTGGATTATGTGTTATCCTAGGCGGAGCTTTTTTATTAGCTCCTGGGTTAATAACTGATGCACTTGGATTGATGTTAGTTTTACCAATCACTAGAATTCCATTTATAAATATGATAAAAAGACGGTTTAAGAGTATGCTAACTGGAGGAAATCTATGGTTTTATTTTAGAAGATAG
- a CDS encoding GerMN domain-containing protein produces MLRTIRNIFVLLLIGITASGMPIYASSINFSSIIPTIVSKNDAIIVTTEEKVISSNHVQVKYGFSADSDKSYTGLLFNENNPFTVELTSNGDTIQDLSLDDLVTLGNYKSLELYSSTPVYIIFDFDQEKLNLPDGSYKLKIKPNIDNVNVATEEAEFDIHFNTEGNYIPALPAITSVKHGETALTLYFPDNEANYLVPITRFVPYTSSPLTTTLRNLEKGPNSNLGLPLGTPIPVGGKAGKSGDTAYVNLPADLGSFNQGSSASTNAVNSLVNSLTSINGISKVQFQFNGKIIKDAFHGMTMDVPYHKPDNTMIYTAYLSDTNRFLLSPIPFSMFGNQYDDNNINTIFDTMKFKGIPEIYNSKRHPIVPNDVELLDYNIANRVLTLTFNEEFLKVYENNDHRRQMMVDGIIFTFKSLNDVDFVNIKVKVDSKDTNEQGIINYDFAPPVYINPED; encoded by the coding sequence ATGTTGCGAACGATTCGAAATATCTTTGTACTTCTATTAATAGGCATAACAGCATCTGGTATGCCTATTTACGCAAGTAGCATTAATTTTAGTTCTATTATACCAACTATTGTTTCCAAAAATGATGCTATTATTGTCACTACGGAGGAAAAGGTAATATCCTCTAATCATGTTCAAGTTAAATATGGCTTTTCTGCAGATTCAGATAAGAGTTATACAGGGCTGTTATTTAATGAAAATAATCCCTTTACTGTTGAACTGACATCTAATGGTGATACAATCCAAGATCTATCTTTAGATGACCTTGTGACCCTTGGTAATTATAAGTCTCTTGAACTTTACAGTAGTACTCCTGTTTACATCATTTTTGATTTCGACCAAGAAAAATTAAATCTACCTGATGGCTCTTATAAGTTAAAAATTAAACCTAATATCGATAATGTAAACGTAGCTACAGAAGAGGCTGAATTTGATATACATTTTAATACTGAAGGAAACTATATTCCTGCTTTACCCGCCATTACATCAGTTAAGCATGGAGAAACTGCTCTAACACTTTATTTCCCGGACAACGAAGCAAATTATTTAGTGCCTATTACAAGATTTGTACCATATACAAGTTCTCCTTTGACTACAACCCTTAGAAACTTAGAAAAGGGTCCTAATAGCAATCTCGGTTTACCATTAGGAACTCCCATCCCGGTAGGAGGCAAGGCTGGAAAATCTGGAGATACTGCCTATGTAAATTTACCTGCAGATCTTGGCAGCTTTAATCAAGGTTCTAGCGCCTCTACTAATGCAGTAAATAGTTTAGTAAATTCTTTAACGTCTATCAATGGAATATCTAAGGTCCAGTTTCAATTTAATGGTAAGATTATAAAGGATGCTTTCCACGGTATGACGATGGATGTGCCTTACCACAAACCAGATAATACAATGATTTACACTGCTTATTTATCTGACACCAATAGATTTTTGTTATCACCAATTCCTTTCTCTATGTTTGGAAATCAATATGATGATAATAATATTAACACTATTTTTGATACTATGAAATTTAAAGGAATACCTGAAATCTACAACTCTAAAAGACATCCTATTGTGCCTAATGATGTTGAGTTGTTGGATTACAACATTGCTAACCGTGTACTTACTTTAACATTTAATGAAGAATTTTTAAAGGTCTATGAAAATAATGACCACCGTCGTCAAATGATGGTAGATGGTATTATATTTACCTTTAAGTCTTTAAATGATGTGGATTTTGTTAACATTAAAGTAAAAGTTGATTCCAAAGATACAAATGAGCAAGGAATAATAAATTATGATTTTGCTCCACCAGTTTATATTAATCCAGAAGATTAA